The Candidatus Binataceae bacterium genome includes a region encoding these proteins:
- a CDS encoding nitroreductase/quinone reductase family protein, whose protein sequence is VEGPKLLLPTANRSRNWVKNVTQTPKISVAIGDATFSGTARRLDDGPERQHALALVMRKYWYAAPFMMIARMLFAAGLMTDASTGFEVALDESPAPAQV, encoded by the coding sequence TCGTCGAGGGGCCCAAGCTGCTGCTGCCGACGGCGAATCGCAGCCGCAACTGGGTGAAGAACGTGACGCAGACGCCGAAAATCTCAGTCGCGATCGGCGACGCGACTTTCAGCGGCACCGCCCGCCGCCTCGACGACGGTCCCGAGCGTCAGCACGCGCTCGCACTCGTGATGCGCAAGTACTGGTACGCGGCGCCGTTCATGATGATCGCCCGGATGCTCTTCGCGGCGGGCCTGATGACCGATGCCAGCACCGGCTTTGAAGTCGCGCTCGACGAATCGCCCGCGCCGGCGCAGGTTTGA
- a CDS encoding alpha/beta fold hydrolase translates to MPTKYVQVKGYATQIYYRGKTTLPDVIPDFSRGRTIALIHGAGSNGHTFHRQVEALGEKHSPVALDLPGHGRSSGVEGLTTVGDYADFIAAWLDTLKIKSAVILGHSMGGAIAMEFALRHPARVDALVLSSTAAKFNVTQERIDALRAVSMGRTTQAFNTDGYSPKTIKDNFDVVREGWMEQIKTDPRVRYGDIVACSKVDLREAIAKIDQPALVLAGKDDQGTTVDDAELIVSRIKGAKLEVIADAGHYSTREQPAQFNAAVQQFVDGLK, encoded by the coding sequence ATGCCGACCAAGTACGTCCAAGTCAAAGGCTATGCGACACAGATTTATTATCGCGGCAAAACCACGCTGCCCGACGTCATTCCTGATTTCTCGCGCGGCCGCACGATCGCGCTGATTCATGGCGCCGGTTCCAACGGCCACACCTTTCATCGCCAGGTCGAGGCGCTTGGCGAGAAGCACAGTCCGGTCGCCCTCGACTTGCCGGGTCATGGCCGCTCGAGCGGCGTCGAAGGTCTGACGACGGTCGGTGATTACGCCGATTTCATCGCCGCCTGGCTCGACACGTTGAAAATAAAGTCCGCCGTGATTCTCGGCCATTCGATGGGCGGGGCGATCGCGATGGAGTTCGCGCTGCGTCATCCCGCACGCGTCGATGCGCTCGTGCTCAGCTCGACCGCGGCGAAGTTCAATGTCACCCAGGAACGAATCGATGCGCTGCGGGCGGTCTCGATGGGCCGCACGACGCAGGCGTTTAACACGGACGGCTACTCGCCTAAAACGATCAAGGACAACTTCGACGTCGTCCGCGAAGGATGGATGGAGCAGATCAAAACCGATCCGCGCGTGCGCTACGGCGACATCGTTGCCTGCTCGAAGGTCGATCTGCGTGAGGCCATTGCGAAAATCGACCAGCCGGCTTTGGTCCTCGCCGGCAAAGACGACCAGGGTACCACTGTCGATGACGCGGAGTTGATTGTCTCGAGGATTAAGGGCGCGAAACTCGAAGTCATCGCTGACGCGGGCCATTACTCGACTCGCGAGCAGCCGGCGCAATTCAACGCCGCCGTCCAGCAATTCGTCGATGGTCTTAAGTAG
- a CDS encoding Zn-ribbon domain-containing OB-fold protein: MAEQQKKYTKPLPQIDEESRPYWEALQRHELYIQKCRACGHQFFHPRAECPDCLSPNPEWVKCKGSGKVYTFSVTHQNPTPGFREALPYVLAYVELDEGVKMLTNLVDCQPDTVKIGMPVEVVYEDVTPEVTLAKFRPAR, translated from the coding sequence ATGGCTGAACAGCAGAAGAAATACACAAAGCCCCTGCCGCAGATCGACGAGGAAAGCCGCCCCTACTGGGAGGCGTTGCAGCGGCACGAATTGTACATCCAGAAATGCCGCGCCTGCGGCCATCAGTTTTTTCATCCGCGCGCCGAATGCCCCGATTGCCTCTCGCCCAACCCCGAATGGGTCAAGTGCAAGGGCAGCGGCAAGGTGTACACCTTCAGCGTGACGCATCAGAATCCGACGCCCGGATTTCGCGAGGCGCTGCCGTATGTGCTCGCCTATGTCGAGCTCGACGAGGGCGTGAAAATGCTCACCAACCTTGTCGACTGCCAACCGGATACGGTTAAAATAGGGATGCCCGTCGAGGTCGTATACGAGGATGTCACGCCCGAGGTGACGCTCGCGAAATTTCGCCCGGCGAGGTGA
- a CDS encoding PHP-associated domain-containing protein, which produces MRITALSTILDLHTHSEASEDSRAPVEAYLNWIKLRHAERPLDGIVLTEHRQYNREGEYRPLEDKFGLMVLRASEVETNYGHMLVFGVNDDILARFDFANIRLDAQTVIDEVAKMGGIVVPCHPGRPNIGLYEHYQAKPALENVVAVEALNGGSRKGEDERSEELIAKFGYAATGGSDSHLVSLIGLCATRFTADIKTIDDLVRELKSGNYEPADFRPRRKTVPHAVAVETR; this is translated from the coding sequence GTGAGGATAACCGCCCTGAGCACAATCCTTGATCTGCATACCCATAGCGAAGCTTCGGAAGACAGCCGCGCGCCGGTAGAGGCCTATCTCAACTGGATCAAGCTGCGTCACGCCGAACGGCCGCTCGATGGAATCGTGCTGACCGAGCATCGGCAGTACAACCGCGAAGGCGAGTATCGTCCGCTCGAGGACAAGTTCGGACTGATGGTGCTGCGTGCGTCGGAAGTCGAGACCAACTACGGTCACATGCTCGTCTTCGGCGTGAATGACGACATTCTGGCGCGCTTTGATTTCGCCAATATCCGGCTCGATGCGCAGACTGTGATCGACGAAGTCGCGAAGATGGGCGGGATCGTGGTCCCGTGTCATCCGGGGCGGCCGAATATCGGACTGTATGAGCATTACCAGGCAAAGCCTGCGCTGGAGAACGTCGTCGCGGTCGAGGCGCTTAACGGCGGCTCGCGCAAGGGCGAGGACGAGCGCAGCGAGGAGCTCATCGCGAAGTTCGGCTATGCTGCAACGGGCGGCTCCGACAGCCATCTCGTCAGCCTGATCGGCCTTTGCGCAACGCGCTTCACCGCTGATATCAAGACGATCGATGACCTCGTGCGCGAGCTCAAATCCGGCAACTACGAACCGGCCGACTTCCGTCCGCGGCGCAAGACCGTGCCGCACGCCGTCGCGGTAGAGACGAGATAA
- a CDS encoding MaoC family dehydratase N-terminal domain-containing protein → MVDYDPAIINKVFETTDPVEVKPHRIAEYCAAVGETNPLFTDEEAAKKGPYGSLIAPPSFAVTFRNGRNFFQHIPRFGKRGFDAGKDVEFVAPIHAGDKIVLSSAVKEIYDKTGRTGTMVFVVIRSTLTNQKGEVVAHIDHRFMNRP, encoded by the coding sequence ATGGTCGATTACGATCCAGCAATAATCAACAAGGTGTTTGAGACCACCGATCCGGTCGAGGTCAAACCTCATCGGATTGCGGAATACTGCGCCGCGGTCGGCGAGACCAATCCGCTCTTCACCGATGAGGAAGCGGCGAAGAAGGGACCGTATGGATCGCTGATCGCGCCGCCGTCGTTCGCGGTCACGTTCCGCAACGGACGCAACTTCTTTCAGCATATTCCGCGCTTCGGCAAGCGCGGCTTCGACGCGGGCAAGGACGTCGAGTTCGTGGCGCCGATTCACGCGGGCGACAAGATCGTGCTGAGCTCGGCGGTCAAGGAAATCTACGACAAGACCGGACGCACGGGCACGATGGTGTTCGTCGTGATCCGATCGACGCTCACCAACCAGAAGGGCGAGGTCGTCGCGCATATCGACCATCGCTTCATGAACCGTCCCTGA
- a CDS encoding MaoC/PaaZ C-terminal domain-containing protein — protein sequence MKSFQEINVGDTLGPLELHVSKDQVRAYAKIMGFGDIAGRFTDEEAAKKEGLPGIILPGNMSLGLLTKLVTDWIGADGGARLSRIGTTYRVPVQPDRTIMIHGFVTNTNAADRTAEIDVWVENEDAERLVTGTATVEFAK from the coding sequence GTGAAGAGCTTCCAGGAAATCAATGTCGGCGACACTCTCGGCCCGCTCGAACTGCACGTGAGCAAGGACCAGGTCCGCGCGTACGCGAAGATCATGGGTTTCGGCGATATCGCCGGGCGCTTCACCGACGAAGAAGCGGCCAAGAAGGAGGGGCTCCCGGGGATCATCCTGCCCGGCAACATGAGCCTCGGACTTTTGACCAAGCTCGTCACCGACTGGATCGGCGCCGATGGTGGCGCGCGCCTGTCGCGAATCGGCACCACGTACCGCGTGCCGGTACAGCCCGATCGCACGATCATGATTCACGGCTTTGTGACCAACACCAACGCCGCCGATCGCACGGCGGAGATCGACGTGTGGGTCGAGAATGAAGACGCCGAGCGCCTCGTGACCGGCACCGCAACGGTGGAGTTCGCGAAGTAA